Proteins found in one Nocardia brasiliensis ATCC 700358 genomic segment:
- the zapE gene encoding cell division protein ZapE, whose product MAAELVLDADQARAAQRLAELVDRRGRPVRWHRGIYLHGRPGRGKTMVMDRFFAAVRSERKRRFHFHQFFAQLHAAAHASGSIDKAVATLLGEARLVCFDEFHVHDIGDAMLIARMLDALFARHVVLVVTSNYPPAQLLPNPLFHERFLPTIARITAHLDVVSLDGPLDYRTRGGRGSASGRSGFAAGRYLVERAATQPAPVASVPVPIGARTIQARKTDGDGLEIEFAALCGTPTAASDYVALAQRFRRWTIVDVPRLSEVPPDWTMRFVNVVDVLYDADRELGIAARVPLPELVDGVHDIPDISRLASRLCELSQLVASPVG is encoded by the coding sequence ATGGCGGCGGAATTAGTGCTCGACGCGGATCAGGCGCGGGCGGCGCAACGCCTGGCGGAACTGGTGGACCGGCGCGGGCGGCCGGTGCGGTGGCATCGGGGGATCTATCTGCACGGCAGGCCGGGGCGCGGCAAGACGATGGTGATGGATCGCTTCTTCGCCGCGGTGCGCTCGGAGCGTAAGCGCCGCTTCCACTTTCATCAGTTCTTCGCCCAGTTGCATGCGGCGGCGCATGCGTCCGGGTCGATCGACAAGGCGGTCGCCACGTTGCTGGGCGAGGCCCGGCTGGTGTGTTTCGACGAATTCCACGTGCACGACATCGGCGACGCGATGCTCATCGCGCGCATGCTCGACGCGCTGTTCGCCCGCCACGTCGTGCTGGTGGTCACCTCGAACTATCCGCCCGCGCAGCTACTGCCCAATCCGTTGTTCCACGAACGGTTCCTGCCGACGATCGCCCGCATCACCGCGCACCTGGACGTGGTATCGCTGGACGGTCCGCTGGATTACCGCACCCGAGGCGGCCGCGGATCCGCGAGCGGCCGTTCCGGTTTCGCGGCGGGGCGGTACTTGGTCGAGCGCGCCGCCACGCAACCCGCGCCGGTGGCTTCGGTCCCGGTGCCGATCGGCGCGCGGACCATCCAGGCCAGGAAAACCGATGGTGACGGCCTGGAGATCGAATTCGCCGCGCTCTGCGGCACTCCCACCGCGGCCTCCGACTATGTCGCACTGGCGCAACGCTTTCGGCGCTGGACCATCGTGGATGTGCCCCGTTTGTCCGAGGTGCCACCGGACTGGACAATGCGTTTCGTCAATGTGGTCGATGTGCTCTACGACGCGGATCGGGAGCTCGGAATCGCGGCGCGGGTGCCTTTGCCGGAGTTGGTAGACGGTGTACACGACATCCCCGATATTTCCCGGCTCGCCAGCCGACTTTGTGAACTTTCCCAATTGGTGGCTTCTCCCGTCGGATAG
- a CDS encoding DUF4129 domain-containing protein, giving the protein MIVLITLLAFAAFALRGYIPGVSESRDHPAPPSALSVALMPVLLTVSMVILLAGVIASQHRLPLAMPEPDRDADRPRGGLGRVGLLVLAGLAVLATILSAASAIFFVGVGGDDSAPPSPAEAPNPGRPPDEFATSAPDPGATPAELTGTAFLLTAVAAIALVVVALTGLVVVTVASRRRPAPAPPPLVAVPPTAVDSLARAAEMGLAAMNVPGQDPRTAIIACYVAMERGLAFDRAAAPLVSDTPMEVLARAFERGALHDASARELVALFEEARFSPHAMLEWQRMRAEQLLRIVLADLQGEAA; this is encoded by the coding sequence GTGATCGTTCTGATCACGCTGCTGGCGTTTGCCGCGTTCGCGTTACGGGGATACATCCCAGGGGTGTCCGAATCCCGCGACCACCCGGCGCCGCCCTCGGCCCTGTCGGTGGCCCTGATGCCGGTGCTGCTCACCGTGTCCATGGTCATCCTGCTCGCGGGCGTGATAGCGAGCCAGCATCGGCTGCCGTTGGCCATGCCGGAACCCGACCGCGACGCCGACCGGCCGCGCGGCGGTCTCGGCCGGGTCGGGCTGTTGGTGCTCGCCGGCCTCGCTGTACTGGCCACGATCCTCTCCGCCGCCTCCGCGATCTTCTTCGTGGGTGTCGGCGGTGACGACAGTGCGCCCCCCAGCCCCGCCGAGGCGCCGAACCCCGGACGGCCCCCGGACGAATTCGCCACCAGCGCACCTGACCCCGGCGCCACGCCCGCGGAACTGACCGGCACCGCGTTCCTGCTCACCGCCGTCGCGGCGATCGCACTGGTCGTCGTCGCCTTGACCGGGCTCGTCGTGGTCACCGTCGCGTCCCGGCGCCGGCCCGCGCCCGCGCCGCCGCCGCTGGTCGCCGTGCCGCCCACCGCGGTGGACTCGCTGGCCAGGGCCGCCGAAATGGGTTTGGCCGCAATGAATGTGCCGGGCCAGGACCCGCGGACCGCGATCATCGCCTGCTACGTCGCGATGGAACGCGGGCTTGCCTTCGATCGCGCTGCCGCACCACTGGTTTCGGATACCCCCATGGAGGTGCTCGCCCGCGCGTTCGAGCGCGGCGCGCTGCACGACGCTTCCGCCCGGGAATTGGTCGCCCTGTTCGAGGAGGCCAGATTCAGCCCGCACGCGATGCTCGAATGGCAGCGGATGCGGGCCGAGCAGCTTCTGCGGATCGTCCTCGCGGATCTGCAAGGGGAGGCAGCATGA
- a CDS encoding type II toxin-antitoxin system VapC family toxin, translating to MFLLDTNVVSELRKAKSGKADKNVVTWAAENPVTELFISAITVQELEVGVLRVERRDAAQGVILRDWLESQVLPTFLDRVLPVDVPVARCCAQLNVPETRSVRDSLIAATALEYRMTVATRNVRDFEPTGVSILDPWLPSVIA from the coding sequence ATGTTCCTCCTCGACACCAATGTGGTCTCCGAGTTGCGGAAGGCCAAGTCGGGCAAGGCCGATAAGAACGTGGTGACCTGGGCTGCGGAGAACCCGGTGACCGAACTGTTCATCTCGGCCATCACCGTTCAGGAATTGGAGGTCGGTGTTCTGCGAGTCGAGCGCCGTGACGCAGCGCAGGGGGTCATCCTGCGGGACTGGCTGGAATCGCAGGTGTTGCCGACGTTCCTCGACCGCGTCTTGCCGGTCGACGTGCCGGTGGCTCGCTGTTGTGCACAGCTGAATGTGCCGGAGACTCGCTCTGTTCGGGACTCGCTGATCGCTGCCACCGCGCTCGAGTACCGGATGACCGTCGCGACCCGCAATGTTCGCGATTTCGAGCCGACTGGTGTGTCGATCTTGGATCCCTGGCTGCCTTCGGTCATCGCCTGA